One Pleurocapsa sp. PCC 7327 DNA segment encodes these proteins:
- a CDS encoding HpsJ family protein translates to MNSSTFTSLSLKLIGAIFILSSLLDYVTLGIPFNWQSAQWQINFVTSIVDRGIVPMVGMALILVGYWIDSNSGSPAKGPGLRLPVFILASVLGLLFLLLVPVHLNNLNQAKTAALEQIQQGAGQGEEQIKNRLAQINTLSQNPQLIDQELARLNQVIETGQVQGRQVNAQVLEQARQTRDQLQGLRDLAKNPQQFKQRLEELKNQWQTQLLDIRRNAENQAKSEALKQGLRVGLSSLMLAIGYSAIGWLGFRGLGSMKTSRSRV, encoded by the coding sequence ATGAATAGCTCGACATTTACTTCCTTATCCCTCAAATTAATCGGGGCGATCTTTATTCTCTCCTCATTACTCGACTATGTGACTCTGGGAATTCCTTTTAACTGGCAAAGTGCCCAATGGCAAATTAACTTCGTCACCAGTATCGTCGATCGCGGGATCGTTCCCATGGTAGGTATGGCTCTTATCTTGGTGGGATACTGGATCGATAGCAATAGTGGCAGTCCTGCCAAGGGACCGGGATTGAGGCTGCCTGTATTTATTCTGGCAAGCGTTCTGGGGCTGTTATTCTTGCTGTTAGTGCCCGTTCACTTAAACAATCTCAATCAAGCTAAAACTGCCGCCTTAGAGCAAATCCAGCAGGGAGCCGGACAGGGAGAAGAACAGATCAAAAATCGTTTGGCTCAAATCAATACACTTTCCCAAAATCCTCAACTCATCGACCAAGAACTCGCACGACTCAACCAAGTCATTGAAACGGGTCAAGTTCAAGGAAGACAGGTTAATGCTCAAGTCCTAGAACAAGCGCGTCAAACTAGAGATCAACTACAAGGACTGAGAGACTTAGCGAAAAACCCCCAACAGTTCAAACAACGATTGGAAGAGCTGAAAAACCAATGGCAAACTCAATTGCTTGACATCCGACGCAATGCAGAAAATCAAGCCAAAAGCGAAGCGCTCAAGCAAGGGCTACGAGTTGGGTTGAGTAGCTTAATGCTAGCAATCGGTTACAGCGCGATCGGCTGGCTTGGTTTTAGAGGCTTGGGAAGCATGAAAACCAGCCGCTCCAGAGTTTAA
- a CDS encoding pitrilysin family protein, whose translation MQHLLERLETDRFPAKVTQLSHGLTVIHQYLPATSVVVADIWVRAGASAEPHEWSGMAHFLEHMIFKGTKYLPPGMFDRLVEHSGGMTNAATSHDYAHFFLTAAAPYLADTLPYLAEILLHAEIPDEEFYLERDVVLEEIRASYDDPDWLGFQTLCGSMYQCHPYGRPILGDEARLMKHTPNQMRCFHRTYYQPENMTVSIVGGIEEDLALSLIEDSFAKFSAPSECPPSIVEAEPPLISIRRTQMYLPRLEQARLVMGWMGPGVEQIQDAFGLDLLSVILAGSRSSRLVRELQQEKQLVFHIESTFSLQRDSSLFTIAAWLKEEHLESVEQIIRDRLAQLQATPISEAELERAKRLLIDDYTFSTETPGQLAGLYGYYQTIATAQMSALYPMAIGQFQPLELQYLAHRYLSPERYAITIMQPC comes from the coding sequence TTGCAACACCTATTAGAGCGCCTCGAAACCGATCGATTTCCCGCCAAAGTCACTCAGTTAAGTCATGGGTTAACGGTAATCCATCAATATCTGCCAGCGACTTCCGTAGTGGTGGCAGACATATGGGTGCGTGCCGGAGCCAGTGCCGAACCCCATGAATGGTCCGGAATGGCACATTTTCTCGAACACATGATCTTTAAAGGCACCAAATACCTGCCGCCGGGAATGTTCGATCGCCTTGTCGAACATAGTGGCGGTATGACCAACGCAGCTACCAGCCACGATTATGCCCATTTTTTCCTGACGGCGGCAGCCCCATACCTAGCCGATACTTTGCCTTACTTAGCAGAGATCCTCTTGCATGCCGAAATTCCAGACGAAGAATTTTATCTAGAGAGAGACGTTGTTTTAGAAGAAATTCGTGCTTCCTATGACGATCCCGATTGGTTGGGATTTCAGACATTGTGCGGGAGTATGTATCAGTGCCATCCCTATGGAAGACCGATCTTAGGCGACGAAGCGCGGCTGATGAAACACACCCCCAATCAAATGCGGTGCTTTCATCGCACTTACTACCAACCGGAGAATATGACGGTATCGATTGTCGGAGGAATTGAAGAAGATCTCGCTCTATCTCTGATCGAGGACTCCTTCGCCAAGTTTAGCGCGCCCTCCGAATGCCCGCCCAGCATCGTAGAAGCGGAACCGCCGTTGATAAGTATTCGCCGCACTCAGATGTATCTACCCAGGCTAGAACAAGCCCGCCTAGTTATGGGTTGGATGGGACCGGGCGTAGAACAGATCCAAGATGCCTTTGGATTGGATTTACTATCCGTCATCTTGGCTGGCAGCCGTTCTTCGCGTTTGGTACGAGAATTGCAACAAGAAAAGCAATTAGTCTTTCATATTGAAAGTACTTTTTCTCTCCAGCGAGATTCGAGTTTATTTACGATCGCAGCATGGCTGAAAGAAGAACATTTAGAAAGCGTCGAGCAAATTATCCGCGATCGCTTGGCGCAGTTGCAAGCGACTCCCATATCAGAAGCAGAATTAGAACGCGCTAAACGCTTGCTGATCGATGACTATACTTTTTCGACAGAAACTCCGGGTCAGTTAGCAGGTTTATATGGCTATTACCAGACTATTGCAACTGCCCAAATGTCAGCGCTCTATCCAATGGCGATCGGTCAATTTCAACCTTTAGAACTTCAGTATCTTGCCCATCGATATCTCTCGCCAGAACGCTATGCTATCACCATAATGCAACCTTGTTAG
- a CDS encoding DUF502 domain-containing protein, whose translation MLQRFKQDLKNDLIAGLLVVIPLATTIWLTITVASWVIDFLTQIPKQLNPFDGLDPIVTYLLNLLVGFAVPLLCILLIGLMARNIAGRWLLDLGEQILQAIPLAGAVYKTLQQILETLFKDSKSKFRRVVMIEYPRPGVWSIGFVTGTVSPMIQSQISKPVLSVFIPTTPNPTSGWYAIVPEEEAITLSISIEDAFKILISGGIVSADAPSASVPLSLPRSYQKMSLETPSSNEKRQAVTDLSE comes from the coding sequence GTGCTCCAACGCTTCAAGCAGGATCTAAAAAACGACCTTATAGCAGGTCTTCTCGTCGTTATTCCCCTAGCTACGACTATTTGGCTAACGATTACCGTAGCGAGTTGGGTCATCGATTTCCTGACTCAGATTCCCAAACAGCTAAATCCCTTCGACGGTCTCGATCCAATTGTGACCTACCTGCTCAACCTGTTGGTAGGCTTCGCCGTTCCCCTCCTGTGCATTTTGCTGATTGGCTTAATGGCACGCAATATTGCCGGGCGATGGCTGCTGGACTTGGGAGAGCAGATCCTACAGGCAATACCCCTAGCTGGAGCGGTCTACAAAACCCTGCAACAAATTCTCGAAACCCTCTTTAAAGATTCCAAAAGCAAATTTCGCCGCGTCGTCATGATAGAATATCCCCGCCCAGGAGTCTGGAGTATTGGTTTTGTGACTGGGACAGTTAGTCCTATGATTCAGTCTCAGATTTCCAAACCCGTTCTAAGCGTTTTTATTCCCACAACTCCCAACCCAACGTCGGGTTGGTATGCGATAGTACCAGAAGAAGAGGCAATTACCCTTTCGATATCGATCGAAGATGCCTTTAAAATCCTCATTTCTGGCGGCATCGTCAGTGCTGATGCCCCTTCCGCCTCAGTACCGCTTTCTTTACCAAGGTCGTATCAAAAAATGTCCCTAGAAACTCCCTCATCCAACGAAAAACGCCAAGCCGTAACCGATCTTAGCGAATAG
- the pgl gene encoding 6-phosphogluconolactonase yields MKKVVEILPDKQALVERSLTLVLEKMQSAIRERGQCTLALSGGSTPKPLYEALAEQPLPWEKIQVFWGDERYVPAEHPESNQRMARQAWLDRISIPATNIHPMPTSAGDPARDAQNYETELQQWFKLHGGEVPVFDIVLLGIGDDGHTASLFPRTEALKVSDRLVTVGNKDGQPRLTFTAHLINQARCVIFLVAGKSKRPALKQIFASSGDEMKYPARLVQPKGELWWLLDKAAGAELNSATSDQ; encoded by the coding sequence ATGAAAAAAGTAGTTGAGATTTTGCCCGACAAACAAGCACTCGTAGAGCGATCGCTGACTCTCGTACTAGAAAAAATGCAGAGCGCCATTCGAGAGCGAGGGCAGTGTACGCTAGCTTTATCAGGAGGCAGTACTCCTAAACCCTTGTACGAAGCCCTGGCGGAGCAACCTTTACCTTGGGAAAAGATTCAGGTATTTTGGGGTGACGAGCGCTATGTTCCGGCAGAGCATCCCGAAAGCAATCAGCGAATGGCTCGTCAAGCTTGGCTCGATCGGATTAGCATTCCGGCTACCAATATTCACCCCATGCCGACGAGTGCAGGCGATCCCGCCCGCGATGCCCAAAACTACGAAACAGAATTGCAGCAATGGTTTAAGCTTCATGGCGGAGAAGTTCCCGTTTTTGATATCGTGTTATTGGGCATTGGAGATGACGGACATACGGCATCTTTATTTCCTCGTACCGAGGCACTTAAAGTCAGCGATCGCTTGGTGACAGTGGGCAACAAAGACGGTCAACCTCGTCTAACCTTTACTGCCCATCTGATTAACCAAGCGCGTTGCGTTATCTTTCTAGTCGCGGGCAAAAGCAAACGACCTGCTCTAAAGCAAATTTTTGCTTCTTCAGGAGATGAGATGAAATATCCCGCGCGATTAGTTCAACCCAAGGGAGAACTGTGGTGGCTGCTAGATAAAGCAGCCGGAGCAGAACTGAATTCAGCGACCAGTGACCAGTGA
- the nusB gene encoding transcription antitermination factor NusB has protein sequence MPPRLQPRRVAREIALLSLSQLKGSSDKLDRLELDDLVLTAIRTLIGEIHETLETSAAEVTRGNEQLLKSETRATSLESAKAMVKEAIALTQSAINRLAIAVELPELVQLSSQYEVREYAIELIGTVNRRSREIDRQIEASLLDWQLNRLPRIDRDILRIAVAEMLFLDIPQKVAINEAVELAKRYSDEDGYRFINGVLRRVSDRLKAEAKS, from the coding sequence ATGCCTCCTCGTCTACAACCTCGCCGCGTTGCCCGCGAAATCGCCCTCTTAAGTCTAAGTCAATTGAAAGGATCTTCAGATAAGCTCGATCGCCTAGAATTAGACGATCTCGTTTTAACCGCTATTAGGACGCTGATCGGCGAGATTCACGAAACGCTAGAAACGTCTGCGGCTGAAGTCACGCGCGGGAACGAACAATTATTAAAGAGCGAAACCCGCGCTACTAGCCTTGAAAGCGCTAAAGCAATGGTCAAAGAAGCGATCGCGCTAACTCAAAGTGCCATTAATCGACTAGCAATTGCCGTAGAGCTACCAGAATTAGTGCAACTGTCGAGCCAGTATGAAGTTCGCGAATACGCGATCGAATTAATTGGAACAGTCAATCGCAGGAGTCGAGAGATCGACCGACAGATTGAAGCCTCGCTTTTGGATTGGCAATTAAATCGCCTGCCGAGGATCGATCGCGATATTTTGCGGATAGCGGTAGCAGAGATGTTATTTCTCGATATTCCCCAAAAAGTTGCCATCAACGAAGCAGTGGAATTAGCCAAGCGCTATTCTGACGAAGATGGCTATCGCTTTATCAACGGCGTGCTAAGGCGAGTGAGCGATCGCCTAAAAGCCGAAGCTAAAAGCTAA
- a CDS encoding Bax inhibitor-1 family protein, whose translation MIVVAQAQPNERAKFIQQTYTHLAGAVGAFIALEFLFFQTGIAAAFTSFVLASRFAWLGILGGFALLGWLARSLSAQADSVQTQDIGLGIYVLGEALLFAPLLYIAATFSDASVIPTAGILTLLLFAGLTTVAFTTRTDFTFLGGILTIGGFIALGLIVCSIIFGFTLGLVFSVVMVVFASAAILYDTSKIMHHYAPHQYVAASLELFASVALLFWYVLRIVMALSSRR comes from the coding sequence ATGATTGTTGTCGCACAAGCGCAACCTAACGAACGCGCTAAATTTATCCAGCAAACGTATACGCATCTCGCCGGAGCAGTCGGTGCCTTTATTGCATTAGAATTTCTCTTTTTCCAAACGGGAATTGCCGCCGCCTTTACCAGTTTTGTTCTCGCCAGTCGATTTGCCTGGTTAGGGATTTTGGGAGGCTTTGCGCTCCTCGGTTGGTTGGCGCGATCGCTGAGTGCCCAAGCAGATTCCGTGCAGACTCAGGATATTGGACTGGGAATTTATGTCCTTGGCGAAGCGCTGCTTTTTGCGCCGCTACTCTATATTGCCGCCACTTTCTCGGATGCTAGCGTCATCCCCACGGCAGGAATTCTGACTCTGTTGCTGTTTGCGGGGTTGACAACCGTGGCTTTTACGACTCGTACAGATTTTACTTTTCTGGGCGGGATCTTGACAATTGGTGGCTTTATTGCCTTGGGTTTAATCGTTTGCAGTATTATTTTTGGGTTTACCCTGGGTCTTGTCTTCTCAGTCGTCATGGTCGTCTTTGCATCGGCGGCAATTCTCTATGACACCTCAAAAATTATGCATCATTACGCGCCCCATCAATACGTGGCTGCTTCGCTGGAATTGTTTGCCTCGGTGGCGCTGCTATTCTGGTACGTGCTGCGGATCGTAATGGCACTTTCTTCCCGTCGTTAA
- a CDS encoding CYTH domain-containing protein produces the protein MATEIERKFLVKGDSWRSLGTGKVYRQGYISTVNGITVRVRIAGENGYLTIKGKTKGMAREEFEYSIPVEDAKMMLDTMCDRPLIEKIRYRIKLDNLVWEVDEFLGENKGLILAEVELESECQIIDFPDWIAREVTGDLRYYNSNLAKYPYQQWKD, from the coding sequence ATGGCAACTGAAATCGAACGAAAGTTTCTGGTCAAAGGAGATTCTTGGCGTTCTTTAGGCACTGGAAAAGTTTATCGCCAAGGATATATTTCTACAGTTAATGGCATAACCGTTCGCGTGAGAATCGCTGGCGAAAATGGGTATTTGACCATTAAAGGAAAAACGAAAGGGATGGCCAGAGAGGAATTTGAGTATTCTATCCCAGTTGAAGATGCCAAAATGATGCTAGATACGATGTGCGATCGCCCGTTAATTGAAAAGATTAGATATAGAATTAAGCTAGACAATCTAGTCTGGGAAGTAGATGAATTTTTAGGAGAAAATAAAGGATTGATTCTGGCAGAAGTTGAACTAGAAAGCGAATGTCAAATAATTGACTTTCCAGATTGGATTGCTCGCGAAGTAACGGGAGATCTAAGATATTACAATTCCAACTTAGCTAAATATCCATATCAGCAATGGAAAGATTAG
- the ftsY gene encoding signal recognition particle-docking protein FtsY, with amino-acid sequence MFNWFRRQTGTPSQPEEQKQTPEQAPPEAQPTDTESTKEEPSLTQDEYLNWAKTAFANIQKRKAQQAQAPSESTETVVEGETVTVESAAKTTAPIATSSTPTVEIPEIEAAAPEPETSAPSPAPAWMRKSDRLEILKETAIETPAPKAKQEPVAPFVAPTETADLPFDEEFVWSARVLAAQGRKPEDISSEEISWLKRLRQGLGKTRRSLVNQLKAIVGQGPLNRDAVMEIEALLLQADVGLEATDYIISTLQNRLREEALPPEDAIEYLKTILRDILDRPLKNLGDPAFAPEKDTLNIWLLTGVNGVGKTTTIGKLAHLAQKSGYSCLIVAADTFRAAAVEQVKVWGERSGTSVIANPGKNTDPAAVVYDGIAAAQSRNIDLLLVDTAGRLQNKKNLMEELAKIRRIIDKKAADAKVESLLVLDATLGQNGLRQAQVFAEVAKLSGVVLTKLDGTAKGGVALAVAQQLNLPIRFIGAGEGIEDLRPFSSYEFVEALLNG; translated from the coding sequence ATGTTTAATTGGTTTCGCCGCCAGACGGGAACTCCCTCCCAACCAGAAGAACAAAAGCAAACGCCAGAACAAGCGCCGCCAGAGGCTCAACCCACCGATACCGAATCGACGAAAGAAGAACCAAGTTTGACTCAAGATGAGTATCTCAACTGGGCAAAAACCGCTTTTGCCAATATCCAAAAACGAAAAGCCCAACAAGCCCAGGCACCGTCCGAATCGACAGAAACCGTTGTCGAGGGCGAAACCGTAACAGTGGAATCGGCAGCAAAAACAACCGCTCCCATCGCCACGAGTTCAACGCCAACGGTTGAAATACCAGAAATAGAAGCCGCAGCGCCAGAACCGGAAACTTCCGCCCCAAGTCCCGCGCCCGCTTGGATGCGTAAATCAGATCGGCTAGAAATCCTCAAAGAAACGGCAATTGAAACGCCAGCACCAAAAGCTAAGCAGGAGCCAGTCGCTCCCTTTGTAGCTCCGACAGAAACCGCCGATTTGCCCTTTGATGAAGAGTTTGTTTGGTCGGCTAGAGTTCTAGCTGCTCAAGGACGCAAACCAGAAGATATTTCCTCTGAAGAAATTAGCTGGCTCAAACGGCTGCGCCAAGGACTGGGGAAAACCCGTCGCAGCTTAGTCAACCAACTCAAAGCAATTGTCGGTCAAGGTCCGCTCAACCGAGATGCAGTAATGGAAATCGAGGCGCTGCTTCTCCAAGCAGATGTCGGGCTAGAAGCAACAGATTATATTATCAGCACCCTACAGAATAGATTGCGAGAAGAAGCCTTACCGCCAGAAGACGCAATCGAATACCTCAAAACAATTCTTCGCGACATCCTAGACCGTCCTTTAAAAAATCTTGGCGATCCCGCCTTCGCCCCCGAAAAAGACACCCTCAATATCTGGTTGCTAACCGGAGTTAACGGGGTCGGAAAAACGACCACAATCGGCAAACTAGCGCATCTAGCTCAAAAATCCGGCTATAGCTGCTTGATTGTAGCGGCAGATACGTTTCGCGCTGCGGCAGTAGAGCAAGTAAAAGTCTGGGGAGAGCGCAGCGGAACTTCCGTCATCGCTAATCCAGGCAAAAATACCGACCCAGCGGCAGTCGTTTATGACGGAATTGCAGCAGCTCAATCCCGCAACATAGATTTATTGTTAGTAGACACGGCAGGGCGGTTGCAGAATAAGAAAAATTTGATGGAAGAACTGGCGAAGATTCGCCGCATTATCGACAAAAAAGCCGCCGATGCCAAGGTGGAATCGCTGCTAGTTTTGGATGCCACTTTGGGTCAAAATGGGCTGCGTCAGGCACAAGTATTTGCCGAAGTCGCTAAACTCAGCGGCGTGGTGCTAACCAAATTGGATGGAACGGCTAAAGGCGGTGTCGCGCTTGCCGTTGCCCAACAGCTTAATTTACCCATTCGCTTTATCGGTGCGGGAGAGGGAATAGAGGATTTGCGTCCTTTTTCGAGCTACGAGTTCGTGGAAGCGCTATTGAATGGATAA
- a CDS encoding pitrilysin family protein → MQMVRSTGNNQTVRKVVLDNGITLISIENQAADLIAGRIFLKGAGSRWESRSVAGLFHLLATVITKGTEKLSAVEIAERVESIGASLSADAAADYFVLSLKTVSRDFPQMLKLAGDILRSPTFPELEVEREKQITCQNIRSQLEQPFNVAFNQLREAMYPNHPYGLSILGTEETVSRLTRRDLERCHQTYFRPDNLIVSLSGRLTLEEGIELIEQVFGDWEIPSTSIEEYPIPELVPQPRLAITPQETQQAIVMLGYLGAAVKNPDYPVLKLLSTYLGNGLSSRLFVELREKRGLAYDVSAFYPTRLERSQFVLYMGTSPNNTAIAVEGLRTEAERLCHTELTSEELQAAKNKLLGQYALGKQTNAEMAQLFGWYETLGLGLEFDTQFQEAVARVTAEMAQKVAGNYFLEPYVSLVGPAASVNF, encoded by the coding sequence ATGCAAATGGTAAGATCCACGGGCAACAATCAAACAGTTCGGAAGGTCGTTCTCGATAATGGTATTACTTTAATCTCCATCGAAAATCAAGCCGCCGATTTGATCGCCGGTCGAATTTTTTTAAAAGGTGCGGGATCGAGATGGGAGTCGCGGTCGGTAGCCGGACTATTTCATCTGTTGGCAACAGTTATAACCAAAGGCACGGAAAAATTATCGGCTGTCGAGATTGCCGAACGAGTAGAATCGATTGGGGCAAGTCTCAGTGCCGATGCAGCAGCCGATTACTTCGTGCTGAGTCTCAAGACAGTTTCTCGCGATTTTCCTCAGATGCTGAAGCTAGCTGGGGACATTTTGCGATCGCCCACTTTTCCCGAATTAGAGGTCGAGCGAGAAAAACAGATTACTTGCCAAAATATCCGTTCTCAGTTGGAGCAACCCTTTAATGTTGCTTTCAATCAATTGAGAGAAGCCATGTACCCCAATCATCCCTATGGACTCTCCATCTTAGGCACAGAAGAAACCGTTTCCCGGTTAACCCGACGCGATTTAGAACGATGTCACCAAACCTATTTTCGTCCCGATAATTTAATTGTCAGTTTGTCGGGTCGCCTGACGCTAGAAGAAGGAATCGAACTAATCGAGCAAGTCTTTGGGGATTGGGAAATTCCCAGTACGTCGATAGAGGAGTATCCGATTCCCGAACTGGTGCCTCAACCCCGTTTGGCAATTACGCCGCAAGAAACCCAACAAGCGATCGTTATGTTGGGGTATTTGGGAGCGGCAGTTAAAAATCCCGATTACCCGGTGCTGAAGTTACTGAGTACCTATTTAGGCAATGGTCTTTCCAGTCGCCTCTTTGTAGAATTAAGGGAAAAGCGCGGCTTAGCCTACGACGTGTCGGCATTTTATCCAACTCGTTTAGAGCGATCGCAGTTTGTCCTCTATATGGGAACTTCGCCCAATAATACCGCGATCGCCGTAGAGGGACTGCGGACAGAAGCCGAACGCCTCTGCCATACAGAATTAACATCAGAAGAACTGCAAGCCGCTAAAAATAAACTCTTAGGTCAGTATGCCCTGGGAAAACAGACCAATGCAGAAATGGCGCAGTTATTTGGCTGGTACGAGACTCTGGGACTCGGACTCGAATTTGATACCCAGTTTCAAGAAGCCGTGGCACGAGTGACTGCTGAGATGGCACAAAAAGTAGCTGGGAATTATTTTCTAGAACCTTACGTCTCTCTGGTAGGACCTGCCGCGTCAGTCAACTTTTAA
- a CDS encoding site-2 protease family protein, with product MRTNWRIGSLFGIPFYIDSSWFLILAFVTFINAGDVNASGLSGSSPLLGWFAGLILALLLFASVLLHELGHSLIARSQGISVNSITLFLFGGIASLDRESKTPGEAFLVAIAGPVVSLILFALFFSLTRLGSESSLLGFVAADLAEINLVLALFNLIPGLPLDGGQVLKAVVWKCTGDRLSGMRWASASGKLMGFLGISAGLLLVLLTGEISAAWIALIGWFVLRNASAYDRLTGLQESLLNLVAADAMDREFRVINANLTLRDFAQEYILAEITAPGTYYAASEGRYRGLIRIKDLHSIERSEWESKTLADIAHPLTEIPSVQEKTSLVEVINRLEQIEDRRITVLSPAGAVAGVIDRGDLVKAIAVKQNLPIPDAEIKRIKAEGTYPAYMQLAAIAKSVISNQ from the coding sequence ATGCGAACGAATTGGCGAATTGGATCTTTATTTGGCATCCCTTTTTATATAGATTCCTCATGGTTTTTGATTTTAGCTTTTGTTACTTTTATCAATGCAGGGGATGTCAATGCTAGCGGTTTGTCTGGCAGTTCGCCGCTGCTGGGCTGGTTTGCTGGACTGATACTGGCTCTGTTGCTTTTTGCTTCGGTGTTGTTACACGAGTTGGGTCACAGTCTGATAGCCCGTTCTCAGGGAATTTCCGTCAATTCTATTACCCTGTTTCTTTTCGGGGGCATTGCTTCGCTCGACCGAGAATCAAAAACGCCTGGAGAAGCTTTTCTAGTGGCGATCGCGGGACCAGTTGTCAGTTTGATACTGTTTGCATTGTTTTTTAGCCTGACTCGCTTGGGCAGCGAATCTAGCCTGTTGGGATTTGTTGCTGCTGATTTAGCTGAGATTAATCTAGTTTTGGCATTATTCAACTTAATTCCAGGACTGCCCCTAGATGGCGGGCAAGTTTTAAAAGCTGTTGTCTGGAAATGTACAGGCGATCGCCTCTCAGGTATGCGCTGGGCTTCTGCAAGCGGAAAGTTAATGGGATTTTTGGGAATCTCGGCTGGCTTGTTGCTCGTTTTGCTAACCGGAGAAATTAGCGCTGCTTGGATTGCTCTGATTGGTTGGTTCGTCTTGCGTAATGCCAGCGCTTACGATCGCCTGACTGGGTTGCAAGAGAGTTTGTTAAATTTAGTGGCAGCCGATGCGATGGATCGCGAGTTTCGAGTTATTAACGCCAATCTAACGCTGCGAGATTTTGCCCAAGAATATATTCTTGCCGAGATAACTGCTCCTGGCACTTACTACGCTGCTTCTGAGGGACGCTATCGCGGTTTGATTCGGATCAAAGATTTACACTCGATAGAACGCAGCGAATGGGAGAGTAAAACTTTGGCAGATATCGCCCATCCCTTAACCGAAATCCCTTCGGTGCAAGAAAAGACTTCTTTGGTAGAAGTCATCAATCGCTTAGAACAGATAGAGGACAGGCGGATTACAGTGCTGTCTCCGGCGGGTGCAGTAGCTGGCGTTATCGATCGCGGCGATCTCGTTAAAGCCATAGCCGTTAAGCAAAATCTGCCTATTCCCGATGCAGAAATCAAGCGAATCAAAGCCGAGGGAACATATCCAGCTTATATGCAACTAGCTGCGATCGCTAAATCAGTAATCAGTAATCAGTAA
- a CDS encoding FHA domain-containing protein has product MIVCPHCNHQNPDEAIQCEACYTPLPTTTNCPNCGAPVQTDATFCGQCGFSLKQEMGDSADDIPETIVSSNRVSASESEKEEAIAVAQSIQTKPVNLANSAVAATDGARVGKGSDAASSKPGVAASSEPKPIVPPPSAAPSVSANPKATKPEPEAGSLVLPEPPSKPLSVPKSAPKVSSPPSPPPTPYPSTPMAGSAPTRLQIQTASLLHVQTQTRIELSYALPVIHIGKPNEQIPPDVDVSGFPDSEIVSRVHADIRVEGDTFYIEDMGSSNGTYINHTPLLPGNRHRLRSGDRIGLGKGDKVTFIFQLS; this is encoded by the coding sequence ATGATTGTCTGCCCTCATTGCAACCACCAAAATCCTGACGAAGCAATTCAGTGCGAAGCTTGCTACACGCCTTTGCCGACAACGACTAACTGTCCGAACTGCGGCGCTCCCGTACAGACGGACGCAACTTTTTGCGGTCAGTGCGGCTTTAGTTTGAAACAGGAGATGGGCGACTCTGCTGATGACATTCCAGAGACAATCGTCAGTTCCAACAGAGTTTCGGCTAGCGAAAGCGAGAAGGAAGAAGCGATCGCGGTGGCGCAATCCATTCAAACCAAGCCAGTAAACCTAGCTAATTCGGCTGTGGCAGCAACGGATGGCGCTCGCGTCGGAAAGGGTTCCGACGCTGCGTCTTCTAAGCCAGGTGTGGCGGCATCCTCCGAACCCAAGCCAATCGTGCCGCCTCCATCAGCCGCTCCTTCTGTTTCGGCGAACCCAAAAGCCACCAAACCAGAGCCAGAAGCAGGTTCGCTTGTACTGCCAGAGCCGCCTAGCAAGCCATTGTCCGTACCGAAATCGGCACCTAAAGTTAGCTCGCCACCATCTCCGCCTCCCACCCCCTATCCTTCGACTCCTATGGCTGGCAGCGCTCCGACAAGACTACAAATTCAAACGGCGAGTTTGTTGCACGTTCAAACGCAAACTCGGATCGAACTCTCCTATGCTCTACCCGTGATTCACATTGGTAAGCCTAACGAGCAGATTCCTCCCGATGTCGATGTTTCTGGTTTTCCAGATTCGGAAATTGTCTCTCGCGTCCATGCGGATATTCGCGTGGAGGGAGATACTTTCTATATAGAAGATATGGGCAGTTCTAATGGAACCTATATCAACCACACGCCTCTTCTACCAGGCAATCGCCATCGACTTAGAAGTGGCGATCGCATCGGTTTGGGCAAGGGAGATAAAGTGACGTTTATCTTCCAATTGAGTTGA